The DNA region GTCTAGCTACATCAGCAGCGTGAGCGGCTATTTTATAAGCAATTAAGCCTTCTCTTACATCTTCTGCATTTGGTAGACCTAGATGTTCTTTTGGGGTTACATAACATAACATAGAAGTTCCATACCACCCTGCCATCGCCGCACCAATAGCACTTGATATATGATCATAACCTGGAGATATATCTGTCACTAATGGACCAAGAACATAAAAGGGGGCTTCTGAACATTCTTCCATTTGCTTTCTAACATTAAACTCAATTTGATCCATAGGTACATGACCAGGGCCCTCAACCATTACTTGAACATTATGTTCCCATGCTCTTCGAGTAAGCTCGCCTAAGGTCTTCAATTCAGCTAGTTGAGCATCATCAGAAGCATCATGCAAGCATCCAGGCCTTAATGAATCTCCTAGAGAAAAAGTACAATCATATTTCTTAAAAATCTCACAAATGTCATCAAACCTTGTGTAAAGAGGATTTTGCTTAAAATGATGTAGCATCCATTGGGCTAAAATTCCTCCCCCCCTACTCACAATCCCAGTAATTCTTCCTTTGACTTTCGGCAAATGCTCTATTAAAAGTCCAGCATGAATAGTTTGATAATCTACACCCTGCTGACAATGTTTTTCAATAATATGAAGAAAATCGTCTTCAGTTAGTCTATCTATTGAACCATGTACACTTTCTAAAGCTTGATACACTGGAACAGTTCCTATGGGAACAGTAGATTCGTGAATAATTGCTTGCCGCACTTCATCTAAATTTACTCCTCCAGTAGAAAGATCCATAACCGTATCAGCTCCATATTTAACTGCTAGTTTTAGTTTCTCAACTTCTTCGTTGATATCACTTGCATTAGGGGAAGCACCAATATTGGCATTAACTTTACATCTAGAAGCAATACCTATAGACATCGGCTCAAGATTCAAATGATTAATATTAGCTGGAATAATTAATCTTCCTCTTGCTACTTCTTCCATGATTAAAGAAGAAGGAAGATTCTCTTTTTTAGCTACAAAATCCATTTCTTCAGTGATATATCCGTTTCTCGCAAAGTTCATTTGAGTTACATTGTCTTTCCCAATGCGAGGCTGAATCCAAGAACTTCTCATAATTGATAGATTTTTAAAAAGTATTATTACTAAAGTTAGATCAAATCTCCACTTCCCTGCATCAAGATTAATGATTAAGGTTCAAAGGGTATGATCTCAGCTAAGTTAAATTTCCTAGCACCCCTAGTATTAATCTTATTAATAGCTCTTTTCTGAAAAATAGTCATCTCATGTTGCGTAAAAATAAATAAAATTATTTTATTTAACTTATTGATAAGACTTTATCTTTTTTAAAATATTTTTTCTATACAATTTTCTGCTTATGCCCCTCTCCAAAATAATTGCAATCCCCATTAAGCCAATAGGTAAATAAAAAATCTTCCTGGAATTGTCCTTAAATACCAATCCGATAGCAGATATAAGGATCATGAAAGGGGCCACAAAAGATAAGAGAAATCTTTTATTAATGTTCATTTACCAATTGCATTAATTTTTTCATTATTTAATTTTACTATGGATTCTG from Prochlorococcus marinus XMU1410 includes:
- the thiC gene encoding phosphomethylpyrimidine synthase ThiC produces the protein MRSSWIQPRIGKDNVTQMNFARNGYITEEMDFVAKKENLPSSLIMEEVARGRLIIPANINHLNLEPMSIGIASRCKVNANIGASPNASDINEEVEKLKLAVKYGADTVMDLSTGGVNLDEVRQAIIHESTVPIGTVPVYQALESVHGSIDRLTEDDFLHIIEKHCQQGVDYQTIHAGLLIEHLPKVKGRITGIVSRGGGILAQWMLHHFKQNPLYTRFDDICEIFKKYDCTFSLGDSLRPGCLHDASDDAQLAELKTLGELTRRAWEHNVQVMVEGPGHVPMDQIEFNVRKQMEECSEAPFYVLGPLVTDISPGYDHISSAIGAAMAGWYGTSMLCYVTPKEHLGLPNAEDVREGLIAYKIAAHAADVARHRAGARDRDDELSHARYNFDWNKQFELSLDPERAKQYHDETLPEEIFKKAEFCSMCGPKHCPMNSKISDESLDQLKDKLEECNTSV